Below is a genomic region from Prunus persica cultivar Lovell chromosome G3, Prunus_persica_NCBIv2, whole genome shotgun sequence.
CTTTAGTTTGTACTTCTAACCCATCAACTTGGTTTTGGTACAAAATGGTGACAATGTTCTTATTTGTGTGAGCGGGTAGTCTTAACTTAGTCTCGTTGGTTTGAGGCCCCTTATATTTGATCATTCGTAGAAGGTAGTTGGTCAATTCTAGGTGTTCCTCGAAGTACTTTTCAAGCCCCAAGCTCTCTAGAATCATCCTCCTGATGATCTGATCCAACTCCGAAACTTGCTCTGAGAAGGATTGTATAGTTTTGCTggcacaaaaatataaaagttatGAACACCAAATATTTGATTATGAAATTAACTGTAATGTTCTCTTATCAGATATCTAATCTGTTATATGAGTTGTCAAACTGTTAATTTGAATCACATCTTCCAATAAAATCTACCTGATTAATGATTGAAATTGACATTTaataacataacatgtcaAATTATctgataaatgaaaaataattcctACGAAATTAATACGAATGTATGActcaaaattattaatttgaatTAAGGGTTTATGAACCAGAAGCTTGGGTTTTCTTGAGGCCACAAGGTGTTTATCAAGCGTTGAACTTGTTCATAGATGTTGacatcatcaacccccatgcTCTCATATATAGTGCCACCATGGGTGCTCAACATAGCCCAGGTAGGGTTTTTTGGAAatatttgttgaaaaatataagtccCACATCAGAaatttgactaaataaaatacaagatataatgaatggttccACTACTAATATCACTGAGGCCTTTTATGataaaaccccaaatttgctgggctttgtaggtggttaagttgggaCCAGTATTGGTGTGTTAGTAGTGGGCCGCTGGCCCGTCCCTCTGAATTTAATATGGTATTAGAGCGGGTGGATTGATTGGGCCTGAATTATTGGGCATTTACCCTTACCCCTTACCCAACATGTGGTGTTCAAATGTTGGGCTTGAATATTTACCCTTACCCAATACGTGGTGCTCACATGTTGTGTTTGAATGTTTGACTCCGCTGTGAACTTGGCCCCAGCACTATGTGGTGGTCCTATGTGAGGGGGCATGATATataagtcccacatcggaaacttgactaaataaaatacaagatataatgaatggttccACTACTAATATCACCGAGGTCTCTCTGAATATGGGCTTTGTAGGACCATTAACCCATCTCTCTTAATATGGGCtttgtaggtggttaagttATGGACAATATCGGTGTTGTTAATAGTGGGCTATTGACCCATCTCTCTAAATTTAACAACATTCTGCAATTTGGTTTGTAAAGGGAGGTTGTATGGTTCTTCCATTGATTGAAATATGGACTTTCGAATGTGTGGAGGGGCTTTGTTGTGTGGAGGGACTTTGTAAAACAAAGCCTCGAAACAACCATACTCTTCGGGTGCATTGTGGACTTGGGTTCTCACTGTTTCCCATTCTTTGGAGCCTGGAGTGAGGGCTTGCTTGGAATAATCTGTGATGGGAAGCTTAAGAGGGGTTTCTGATGAGCCCATAGTGATATGCTGGTTTTGGTTGATGGAAATGGAAAGAGGAAGCTGCTTTGAGTTGAGTTTTAAAGAGTTGACTAGGCTTGTTTAGACGATTAAATGTAGGGGAAATGTGATATGTCACGCTGACAAACAAagattaataatattattagcTAAAGATACGTATAAAAATTCAAGATGGAAGAACCGTACAGTCAtcactttttaaaaacaacatataatGCTGCAAACAACTGCAAAAAGATTCATGCCATTGAGCAAAGGGAGGAACTAAGCGTAGGCTAAGAGCCCGCTTAGTAACccctctattttttatttttagttgttaatttttttttagtataagtAATAGTTTAAACTAGAAGGGGAAGggaatttctcacacacatacacactaCCAAAGTGCTATAAGGGTTCGAACCTGAGACCTCCAGTTGACAAGCCAAGATTCTTTTTAACTGGGCTATACCCATTGACTTAGTTGTCATTTTTATGTTAGAGATATACATTGTTAAATGTTAGAACTATCTATGAATGAGCGTGGACAATATATATACTGGAACTGAAATGGAAACATATTCTTATATAATCTACTCTGATTAGGACCATATGCCTAGAATATTGATGGTCCATATACATGACACATATAAAGTTGACTTTAACTTAACTATTTATTTCCAATAATGTGAGTGAAAGCTCAATCCTGGAGAAGACAGTGTTGCCACTTATTATACGAAGATAGTCAATACCATAGATACATTGTTACAATATTGCCACTTATTATACAAAGATAGATGTATTGAAATTGTAATTTGCCAAGCTAAGTAGACAAGGTCAAGTCTTGGACACCACAGAAAGTCTTCAAAGAAAAGGGACCTCTCTGGCCGGCCTCTGAATTACAGAACGCAATAAATTGAGCATGTTCATAGGGCTTAAAAAGCAAAGGGTGCTCTTCATCCACAACCTCGtttggggcttttattatgtagCCTTCCTTAGGGGCGGAGAACAATCCAGTTGAGTACCTAATCTCATTTCCATTCATCATAACCCTATGAATGGGAGAATGCAGCCTACCATTTGTCCATGCCTACAACATCACCATAATATGAACGTTAATCTCTAAAGCATTTAATGTGCATGTAAATCGAATTGGAAGGAAGCGAAGCAACTCACGTGGAGTGACTCCCCGATCAAGGCGATGAAAGAGTCTGATGAGGGCTTGACATTGATCCATTTGCCATCTTTGGTTTGCACTTCTAACCCATCGACTTGGTTTTGGTACAAAATGGTGACAATGTTCTTGTCTGTGTGAGGGGGTAACCCTAACTTAGTCTCGTTGGTTTGAGGCGCCTTATATTTCATCACTCGAAGAAGGTAGTCGGTCGAGTTTAGGTGTTCCTCCAAGTACTCCTTAAGGCCCAAGCTCTCCAGAATCATCCTCCTGATGATCTGATCCAATTCTGAAACTTTCTCCGTGAAGGATTGTATAGTTTTGCTGccacaaaaatatataagttATGAACACCAAATATTAGATTATGAAATTAACGATAATGTTCTCATACCAGAAATCTGATATGTATTGTTTTGGCGTATTGTtaatttgaattatatatGGTAAACATGATAGTAACATAACATGTCAGATTGTCTTATAAGATCATAACATTTTCCCTATGATTTTAATAGGCATATACGACTATGAAATTGTTAATTAGGAGGAAGAGTTAATGTTATGAACCAGAAGCTTGGGTTTCCTTGAGGCCACAAGGTGTTTGCCAAGCTTTGAACTTGTTCATAGACGTTGGCACCATCAATCCCCATGCTCTCATATAGTGGCATCATGGGTAACTGCCCGGCATAGCCACGGTAAGGTTTTCTCgaaacattttttaatttggtttgcaAAGGGAGGTCGAGAAGATCTTCAATTGATTGAAATATGGACTTTCGAATGTGTGAAGGGACTTTGGTGAACAATGCCTCGAAGCAACCATACTCTTCAAGGGCATTGTGGACCTGGGCTCTCACTGTGTTCCACTCTCTGGTGCCTGGAGTTAGGCTTTGGTTGGAGAAATCTATGACGGGAAGTCTGAGAGGGGTTTCTGAGCCCATTgtgatatgctggtttggttgatagagagggaaagaggaaGCTGTTTTGCCTTGAGTTTTAGATGAGCTTTCATGACCTAATTGGCCTATTTATACAATTTAGATGATTGAAATGTAAGGGGATGTCATATGGCACGCTGACAAACAAAGattaataatataatgggTAAAATGCCGAAAACTTCCCCTAACTATAATACTTATCGAAATGTCCaccataaattattttttcagcaAATTTAACCATCAGACTATTTTAAATGGCCAATTTAGCCCATGCCATTAGTTTCCATGTAgtttcatccaatttttcgttaaaaataattaaatatttaaaaactaaagaagcaaaaaaaaacaaaaaacaaaacaaaaaaccctaGAATCAACGTCTTCCCCACCCCATCCCCCAAACCCTCTCTCTGCAATCCCACTTATGTAAGGTTTTTTCAGTGAAAGAGCTGGATGTTTTCCCAGTGAAAGAGCAACAATGGAGGTGGAGAAGAAGACCCACCTCTACAACACTGCAGATTGATGATCTACAACCCCAAGGCAGATTGGGTATTTTCCAGTGAAAGAGCAACATCAGGTATTTTAAGGGGCAGACCCCATGGCAGATTGATGAGCTACAACCCAACAACTAAAGAGACCAAAGTTCTAGTCAACAACTTGTACTTTGCCAATGGAGTAGCAGTCTCTCCAGAGACggggagagaagaaagaaaagagagggaagaagaagaaggaaaaggataaaaaagagagagaagaaattatgattttatattttctttattattttttggtattgtCCTTGTAAAATGACAAACTTACCCTTTTAATTAACAGAAAATTGAATGGAAGTCTAAAAACTTGACGGCAGGGGCAAAATTGGCCATTTAAAATAATTCGAATGCTAAATTGGCTGAAAAAATAATCCAGGGGGGATATTTCGATAGTCAATATAGTCCGGGGGGTATTCGGCcgtttaccctaatataattTCCATGTGTATGTTGCAATAGATgaatattgaattaaaaaagttTTGAATCCATGTCATCAAACCCTTTCCGTTGAGTTTTGGTCCAAAGattgataatttaatatgagaaatttctccaaaatgacaaaattagcCTTTGAGATTAGCTTGCACATACACATATCGAGattaaaaattttcatttgccTAGgcttttttaatatgaaatcatcaatttttgaaGGAACAATCAACGAAAAGGGGTTTGTCAAAAACTTTGAAACCTAAAGGGgtgtttgtataatttttgaaACCTTAAGGGGTTTTTTGAAAACATCGAAAACCTAAgaggtgttagtgtaaataactcataTCAAATATGGTGGCTACAAGGTCTGCTTATCTGGCCCCACAGTTGGGTGGGTGGACATCAATTGATAAGAGGAAGGATGTTGACTGCATCCAATGTGCACTAACGAAAATGgatctatatattttttttaggttttttcatcacaaatggtccctgagGTTTGCCAAATTATCACCTTTGgtcctttatattttttttctgacATTTTTGGTTCCTTATGTTACACATCACACATCAATTTGGTCCCACTGTCAAATTCCATCAAATCTCAAAGATCATTtgtgagaaaaaaaatctttttttaaaaaaaaaagaaaa
It encodes:
- the LOC18784303 gene encoding probable 2-oxoglutarate-dependent dioxygenase AOP1 yields the protein MGSETPLRLPVIDFSNQSLTPGTREWNTVRAQVHNALEEYGCFEALFTKVPSHIRKSIFQSIEDLLDLPLQTKLKNVSRKPYRGYAGQLPMMPLYESMGIDGANVYEQVQSLANTLWPQGNPSFCKTIQSFTEKVSELDQIIRRMILESLGLKEYLEEHLNSTDYLLRVMKYKAPQTNETKLGLPPHTDKNIVTILYQNQVDGLEVQTKDGKWINVKPSSDSFIALIGESLHAWTNGRLHSPIHRVMMNGNEIRYSTGLFSAPKEGYIIKAPNEVVDEEHPLLFKPYEHAQFIAFCNSEAGQRGPFSLKTFCGVQDLTLST